A DNA window from Amycolatopsis sp. DSM 110486 contains the following coding sequences:
- a CDS encoding antibiotic biosynthesis monooxygenase — translation MAVVKINAIEVPEGAGPELEKRFAARLHAVDSQAGFLGFELLRPVSGETRYFVYTKWESEEHYQAWAAGPAREAHAGERAKPVSSGASLLEFEVVQASKPGE, via the coding sequence ATGGCAGTGGTGAAGATCAACGCGATCGAGGTCCCCGAAGGCGCCGGCCCCGAGCTGGAGAAGCGGTTCGCCGCGCGGCTGCACGCCGTCGACAGCCAGGCCGGGTTCCTCGGCTTCGAGCTCCTCCGCCCGGTTTCCGGCGAGACGCGCTACTTCGTCTACACGAAGTGGGAGTCGGAGGAGCACTACCAGGCGTGGGCGGCCGGCCCCGCGCGCGAGGCCCACGCGGGCGAGCGCGCGAAGCCGGTGTCGTCGGGTGCGAGCCTGCTCGAGTTCGAGGTCGTCCAGGCTTCGAAGCCGGGTGAGTGA
- a CDS encoding Sir2 family NAD-dependent protein deacetylase produces the protein MSDDLARAAELIHGAGALLVCAGAGMGVDSGLPDFRGDEGFWRAYPRYAGLGLSFEELADPRHFADDPELAWGFYGHRLDLYRKTVPHRGFELLREWGDRKPGGVRVFTSNVDGQFQVAGFGHVAEAHGSIHHLQCLDGCTDDIWPATDVHVDLDETTMRARPPLPSCPRCGGLARPNILMFGDFEWVPTRSQAQLDELTAWRRGRRDLTVVELGAGQAVPTVRRYAELASAATGALVRINPREPQIRHGRGVSIAAGALQSLLKLA, from the coding sequence GTGAGTGACGACCTCGCCCGAGCGGCCGAACTGATCCACGGTGCCGGCGCGCTGCTCGTGTGCGCCGGCGCCGGGATGGGCGTCGATTCCGGCCTGCCCGATTTCCGCGGCGACGAGGGCTTTTGGCGCGCGTACCCGCGATACGCCGGGCTCGGCCTCAGCTTCGAGGAGCTGGCCGACCCGCGGCACTTCGCCGACGACCCCGAGCTGGCCTGGGGGTTCTACGGCCACCGGCTCGACCTCTACCGGAAGACGGTGCCGCACCGGGGTTTCGAGCTGCTGCGCGAATGGGGCGACCGGAAGCCCGGCGGGGTCCGCGTCTTCACGTCCAATGTGGACGGCCAGTTCCAGGTCGCGGGCTTCGGCCACGTCGCCGAGGCCCACGGGTCCATCCACCACCTGCAGTGCCTCGACGGCTGCACGGACGACATCTGGCCGGCCACCGACGTCCACGTCGACCTCGACGAAACGACCATGCGCGCCCGCCCACCCCTGCCGAGCTGCCCGCGCTGCGGCGGCCTCGCCCGGCCCAACATCCTGATGTTCGGCGACTTCGAGTGGGTCCCGACGCGCAGCCAGGCACAGCTCGACGAGCTCACCGCCTGGCGCCGCGGCCGGCGCGACCTCACCGTGGTCGAGCTCGGCGCGGGCCAGGCCGTGCCGACCGTCCGCCGCTACGCCGAGCTGGCGAGCGCCGCGACGGGCGCGCTCGTTCGCATCAACCCGCGCGAGCCGCAGATCCGCCACGGCCGCGGCGTGTCGATCGCGGCCGGCGCGCTGCAGTCGTTGCTCAAGCTTGCCTGA
- a CDS encoding acetyltransferase — translation MTISLRPVSGPDEYPELLAIWRSAVKATHDFLTAADVSFYASRVPGYFPRVELTVATVDGVAAGFSGIASGSLEMLFVHADHRGEGVGSALLQAALSASPSLTLDVNEQNSQALGFYLHQGFVIAGRSATDSEGRPFPLLHLRQA, via the coding sequence GTGACGATCTCGCTGCGTCCGGTCTCGGGCCCGGACGAATACCCGGAGCTGCTGGCGATCTGGCGCAGTGCGGTCAAGGCGACGCACGATTTCCTGACCGCCGCCGACGTTTCGTTCTACGCTTCGCGGGTGCCCGGATACTTCCCGCGGGTGGAGCTGACCGTGGCCACTGTGGACGGTGTTGCCGCGGGGTTTTCCGGGATCGCTTCCGGGAGCTTGGAAATGCTGTTCGTGCACGCCGATCACCGCGGCGAGGGGGTTGGGTCCGCACTGTTGCAGGCGGCTTTGTCGGCGTCTCCATCGCTGACGCTCGACGTCAACGAGCAGAACTCGCAGGCGCTCGGGTTTTACCTGCACCAAGGGTTCGTGATCGCCGGCCGCTCGGCGACGGACTCCGAGGGCCGGCCGTTCCCTTTGCTGCACCTCAGGCAAGCTTGA
- a CDS encoding endonuclease/exonuclease/phosphatase family protein — MVINDQVRARPRNQLVTGVLLLFGVPLLAIAALRTVGYDGGWYTLVLLALTPYAVVYGALLGGVSLVLRRWWIGGIALALAILLAVFVAPRVMADEQPTVAGKSLRVMSANLYLGRADAAAIVKLVRDNRVDVLNLLEMTSAEVSALDKAGLFGLLPYRVLHAAPGADGSGIVSRYPLTEENYTGDSTAKQPSAEADLGGGTVVELVAVHPQSPDTGVDQWERETKDLSRAAGEHGLRILAGDFNATLDHAALATVLSRGYHDAADERGDGLQPTWPADATPLVTLDHVLVDKRAAVEDYRVFDVPGTDHRAVYAQVRLP, encoded by the coding sequence ATGGTGATCAACGACCAGGTGCGGGCGCGGCCACGGAACCAGCTGGTCACGGGCGTTTTGCTGCTGTTCGGCGTGCCCCTGCTGGCGATCGCGGCGCTGCGCACGGTCGGGTACGACGGCGGCTGGTACACACTCGTGCTGCTCGCGCTCACCCCGTACGCGGTCGTGTACGGAGCGCTGCTGGGCGGTGTTTCGCTGGTACTGCGCCGGTGGTGGATCGGTGGAATCGCGCTGGCGCTGGCGATCCTGCTGGCCGTTTTCGTGGCGCCGCGCGTGATGGCCGACGAGCAACCGACCGTGGCGGGGAAATCGCTGCGCGTGATGTCGGCGAACCTGTACCTCGGCCGGGCCGACGCTGCCGCGATCGTGAAGCTGGTGCGCGACAACCGGGTCGACGTGCTGAACCTCTTGGAGATGACGTCGGCCGAAGTGTCCGCTTTGGACAAGGCGGGGCTGTTCGGCCTGCTGCCCTACCGGGTGCTGCACGCGGCGCCGGGCGCGGACGGGTCGGGCATCGTGTCGCGCTACCCGCTCACCGAGGAGAACTACACGGGCGATTCCACCGCGAAGCAGCCCAGCGCGGAAGCCGACCTCGGCGGCGGCACGGTGGTGGAGCTCGTCGCGGTGCACCCGCAGTCGCCGGACACGGGCGTCGACCAATGGGAACGCGAGACGAAGGACCTTTCGCGCGCCGCCGGCGAGCACGGCCTGCGCATCCTGGCCGGCGACTTCAACGCGACCCTCGACCACGCGGCCCTGGCCACCGTGCTGTCGCGCGGCTACCACGACGCCGCCGACGAACGCGGCGACGGCCTGCAGCCCACGTGGCCCGCTGATGCCACGCCGCTCGTTACGCTGGACCACGTGCTGGTGGACAAGCGTGCGGCCGTCGAGGACTACCGGGTTTTCGACGTGCCCGGAACCGACCACCGCGCTGTGTACGCCCAGGTGCGGTTGCCGTGA
- a CDS encoding ATP-binding cassette domain-containing protein, with product MSFAIKAEGLVKQFGETKALDGVDLEVPFGKVVGVLGPNGAGKTTAVRILATLIKPDAGHATVGGFDVVQDPVRVRSLIGLTGQYASVDEDLNGIENLVLIGRLLDLSRADAKARAKELLERFELSDAAKRPIRTYSGGMRRRIDLAASLVGRPEVLYLDEPTTGLDPHARNEVWAVVRGLVADGATVLLTTQYLEEADQLADKITVFDHGHVVADGRADELKRRVGGQTLQVRPTSLADLDAVARILGEITGVRPTRDNDTGLLTAPVSDPVLLSTLVRKLDEAGITSDELALRLPSLDEVFLALTGRSAEPTTADAQLEGSLA from the coding sequence ATGTCGTTTGCGATCAAGGCCGAGGGCCTGGTCAAGCAGTTCGGGGAGACCAAGGCGCTGGACGGGGTGGATCTGGAGGTCCCGTTCGGCAAGGTGGTGGGGGTGCTCGGGCCCAACGGCGCGGGCAAGACGACGGCCGTGCGCATCCTGGCCACACTCATCAAGCCCGACGCCGGGCACGCCACGGTCGGGGGTTTCGACGTGGTGCAGGACCCGGTGCGGGTGCGCTCGCTGATCGGGCTCACCGGCCAGTACGCGTCCGTCGACGAAGACCTCAACGGCATCGAGAACCTGGTGCTGATCGGCCGGCTGCTCGACCTGTCACGGGCCGACGCGAAGGCCCGGGCGAAGGAGCTGCTGGAGCGCTTCGAGCTGTCCGACGCCGCCAAGCGCCCGATCCGCACCTATTCCGGCGGCATGCGCCGGCGGATCGACCTCGCCGCGAGCCTCGTCGGGCGGCCCGAGGTGCTCTACCTCGACGAGCCCACCACCGGGCTCGACCCGCACGCCCGCAACGAGGTGTGGGCCGTGGTCCGCGGCCTCGTCGCCGACGGCGCGACGGTGCTGCTCACCACGCAGTACCTGGAGGAAGCCGACCAGCTGGCCGACAAGATCACCGTGTTCGACCACGGCCACGTGGTCGCCGACGGCCGCGCCGACGAGCTCAAGCGCCGCGTCGGCGGCCAGACGCTGCAGGTGCGCCCGACGTCGCTCGCCGACCTCGACGCCGTCGCCCGCATCCTGGGCGAGATCACCGGCGTCCGGCCGACGCGTGACAACGACACGGGCCTGCTCACCGCGCCGGTTTCCGACCCGGTGCTGCTGTCCACGCTCGTGCGCAAGCTCGACGAGGCCGGCATCACCTCCGACGAGCTCGCGCTGCGGCTGCCGAGCCTCGACGAGGTGTTCCTGGCCCTGACCGGCCGCTCCGCCGAACCGACCACTGCCGACGCCCAGCTCGAAGGGAGCCTCGCGTGA
- a CDS encoding ABC transporter permease — MTTLALDPPRRISPVKGTQHALSLAWRGILKIRKNPEQLADVTLMPIIFLLMFTYLFGNALGGSISNYLQSLVPGLVVMNILQASLTVGVQLNTDVTKGVFDRFRSMPIARSAPLVGAVLADLVRYVVCLAVLMVVATVMGYRIETGPMQFLAAILLVLAFGLCFCWGSVFVGMLMKSPGAAQGLMFVFIMPLTFGSNVFVSTATMPGWLRAWADISPVSLMANALRGLMNGGAVAGPLGGALAWMVGAVVVFFPLATWAYRRRV, encoded by the coding sequence GTGACCACGCTCGCGCTCGATCCGCCCCGCCGCATCAGCCCGGTGAAAGGCACGCAGCACGCACTTTCCCTGGCCTGGCGCGGAATCCTGAAGATCCGCAAGAACCCGGAGCAGCTGGCCGATGTGACGCTGATGCCGATCATCTTCCTGCTGATGTTCACCTACCTGTTCGGCAACGCGCTGGGCGGGTCCATCTCGAACTACCTGCAGAGCCTGGTGCCCGGCCTGGTCGTGATGAACATCCTGCAAGCCAGCCTGACCGTGGGCGTGCAGCTGAACACCGACGTCACCAAGGGCGTGTTCGACCGGTTCCGCAGCATGCCGATCGCGCGCTCGGCGCCGTTGGTCGGCGCGGTGCTGGCGGACCTCGTGCGCTACGTCGTGTGCCTGGCCGTGCTGATGGTCGTCGCGACGGTGATGGGCTACCGCATCGAGACGGGGCCGATGCAGTTCCTGGCCGCGATCCTGCTGGTGCTGGCGTTCGGGCTGTGCTTCTGCTGGGGCTCGGTGTTCGTCGGGATGCTGATGAAGTCGCCGGGTGCCGCGCAGGGCCTGATGTTCGTGTTCATCATGCCGCTCACCTTCGGCAGCAACGTGTTCGTCTCCACCGCCACGATGCCGGGGTGGCTGCGGGCCTGGGCGGACATCAGCCCGGTGAGCCTGATGGCCAACGCGTTGCGGGGCTTGATGAACGGCGGCGCGGTCGCCGGACCGCTCGGCGGGGCGCTGGCGTGGATGGTCGGGGCCGTGGTGGTGTTCTTCCCGCTCGCGACCTGGGCCTACCGCCGCCGGGTCTGA